The Oscillospiraceae bacterium genome contains a region encoding:
- the rny gene encoding ribonuclease Y → MSPILVTVVVAVVAAVVCGAACFFIGVAYRRKTAEAKLGSAEEEAKRIVNDAIKTAEQKRKESIIEAKDEALRMKTEADKEIKERRSELSRQERRLDQKEEALDKKVSAMEQKEEDQRQRAELVEAKLDELEQLKLRQLEKLETIAGLTQDDAKQLLLNRLDQELTHEKAMRISAYEANLKDQCDTMAKELIGQAIARCAADHSSEATVSVVPLPSDEMKGRIIGREGRNIRALETATGVDLIIDDTPEAITLSSFDQARREVARMTLERLIADGRIHPARIEETVEKCRRELEVSMKREGERAVMEVGVHGIHPDIVKLLGRLKFRTSFGQNVLNHSLEVAYISGLLASEMGVNVTQAKRAGLLHDIGKALDHEIEGSHIQIGVEIARKYKENPAVIHAIEAHHGDVEPKTPLAFIVMAADAISAARPGARRENVENYIKRLENLEEISSSFEGVENAFAVQAGREVRIMVKPESIGDDQLVLLARSITKKIEEELDYPGQIKVNVIRESRAVEYAK, encoded by the coding sequence TTGTCACCCATCCTAGTAACCGTGGTGGTGGCGGTCGTTGCAGCTGTCGTGTGCGGGGCCGCCTGTTTTTTCATCGGCGTGGCCTATCGCCGCAAAACGGCTGAAGCGAAGCTTGGCAGCGCCGAGGAAGAAGCCAAACGCATCGTAAACGACGCCATCAAGACCGCCGAACAAAAGCGCAAGGAATCCATCATCGAGGCCAAAGACGAAGCCCTTCGCATGAAAACCGAGGCCGACAAGGAGATCAAAGAGCGCCGGAGCGAATTGAGCCGCCAGGAGCGGCGCCTTGACCAAAAAGAGGAGGCTCTCGACAAAAAGGTCTCCGCCATGGAGCAAAAAGAAGAAGACCAGCGCCAGCGCGCCGAACTGGTGGAGGCAAAGCTGGACGAGCTGGAGCAGCTCAAGCTGCGCCAGCTGGAAAAGCTGGAAACCATCGCCGGCCTCACGCAAGATGACGCCAAGCAGCTGCTTTTGAACCGGCTGGACCAGGAACTCACCCACGAAAAGGCCATGCGCATCTCGGCCTACGAGGCCAACCTGAAGGACCAGTGCGACACCATGGCCAAAGAGCTGATCGGCCAGGCCATCGCCCGCTGCGCGGCCGACCATTCCAGCGAGGCCACCGTCAGCGTGGTGCCCCTCCCCAGCGACGAAATGAAGGGCCGCATCATCGGCCGCGAGGGCCGCAACATCCGCGCCCTCGAAACCGCCACCGGCGTGGACCTGATCATCGACGACACGCCCGAGGCCATCACCCTTTCCAGCTTTGACCAGGCCCGCCGCGAGGTCGCCCGCATGACCTTGGAGCGCCTCATTGCCGACGGCCGCATCCACCCCGCCCGCATTGAAGAAACGGTGGAAAAATGCCGCCGCGAGCTGGAAGTAAGCATGAAGCGCGAGGGTGAGCGCGCAGTGATGGAGGTCGGCGTGCACGGCATCCACCCGGACATCGTCAAGCTGCTGGGCCGGCTCAAGTTTCGCACCAGTTTCGGCCAGAATGTGCTGAACCACTCTCTCGAGGTGGCCTATATTTCCGGCCTGCTTGCCAGCGAGATGGGCGTAAATGTCACCCAGGCCAAGCGCGCGGGCCTTCTGCACGACATCGGCAAGGCCCTGGACCACGAGATCGAGGGCAGCCACATCCAGATCGGCGTCGAGATCGCCCGCAAGTATAAAGAAAACCCCGCCGTCATCCACGCCATCGAGGCCCATCACGGCGATGTGGAGCCCAAGACCCCGCTGGCCTTCATCGTCATGGCGGCCGACGCCATCAGCGCCGCCCGCCCGGGCGCCCGCCGCGAGAACGTGGAAAACTACATCAAGCGGCTGGAAAATCTCGAGGAGATCAGCTCCAGCTTCGAGGGTGTGGAAAACGCGTTCGCCGTACAGGCCGGGCGCGAGGTGCGCATCATGGTCAAACCCGAGTCCATCGGCGACGACCAGCTGGTGCTGCTGGCCCGGTCCATCACCAAAAAGATCGAGGAAGAGCTGGATTACCCCGGCCAGATCAAGGTGAATGTGATCCGCGAAAGCCGCGCTGTGGAGTACGCAAAATAA
- a CDS encoding transposase: protein MELVCRLLEVSRSGYYEWLGRKPSLRRQKDQELKRRLLSLHQRYPALGLDSLYHLIRPQLSCSRKRIHRLMNEMNISSTRRRAYKATTNSRHAHPIAPNLLARRFSFDKPDTAWVGDITYIPTGEGWLYCAVVKDLCTKQIVGYAFSDRIDTNLTLAALGMAVRRRKPLPGLIFHSDRGVQYAAYAYRQRLASLGIRQSMSRKGDPYDNAVAENFFSCLKCECVHLRHFASRAQAMADVFAYIETFYNPVRPHSSIGWRPPDAFARALSEHPAA from the coding sequence GTGGAACTTGTATGCCGACTGCTGGAGGTCTCCCGCAGCGGGTACTACGAATGGCTGGGCCGCAAACCCTCTTTGCGCCGGCAGAAGGATCAGGAACTGAAACGCCGGCTGCTGAGCCTGCACCAGCGTTATCCCGCCCTTGGGCTGGACAGCCTGTATCACCTGATCCGCCCGCAGCTTTCCTGCTCGCGCAAGCGCATCCACCGCCTGATGAACGAGATGAACATCTCCTCCACGCGCAGGCGTGCCTACAAAGCCACGACCAACTCAAGACACGCGCACCCCATCGCGCCCAATCTCCTTGCGCGCCGCTTCTCCTTTGACAAGCCAGACACCGCATGGGTCGGCGATATTACCTATATCCCCACCGGCGAGGGCTGGCTCTACTGCGCTGTTGTGAAAGACCTTTGCACAAAGCAGATCGTCGGCTACGCCTTCTCCGACCGCATCGACACAAATCTCACTCTCGCCGCCCTCGGCATGGCCGTCCGGCGCCGCAAGCCTCTGCCCGGCCTCATCTTCCACTCCGACCGCGGCGTCCAATACGCCGCCTACGCTTACCGTCAGCGTCTCGCCAGCCTCGGCATCCGGCAAAGCATGTCCCGCAAGGGCGATCCCTATGACAACGCCGTGGCCGAAAACTTCTTCAGCTGCCTCAAGTGCGAGTGCGTCCATCTGCGCCATTTCGCCTCAAGGGCACAAGCCATGGCAGACGTCTTCGCTTATATCGAGACCTTTTACAACCCAGTGCGCCCGCATTCCTCTATTGGCTGGCGTCCTCCGGATGCCTTTGCGCGTGCCTTGTCTGAGCATCCCGCCGCCTGA
- a CDS encoding DNA-binding response regulator, with protein MGHSIYLADDEKSIRELLHSFLASDGYTVRSFESGDALLEAFRQEPAELVILDIMMPGTDGLTVCRELRAVSDIPIILLTAKDSELDYVMGISQGSDDYLTKPFRPTILLMKVKALLRRVEMDRGKTAAAEDELHYGDLRYSATENAVFCGNTIVALTQTELRLLSYMMKQPEKAYSREELLSAVWGFDSEVETRVTDETLRRIRKKLLQAGSTVSVSTIWGFGYKLKGAGSV; from the coding sequence ATGGGGCATTCCATCTATTTGGCGGACGATGAAAAGAGCATACGGGAGCTGCTCCATAGCTTCCTTGCAAGCGACGGATATACCGTGCGCTCCTTTGAAAGCGGCGATGCGCTGCTGGAGGCGTTTCGTCAGGAGCCTGCGGAGCTTGTGATACTGGACATTATGATGCCCGGCACGGACGGGCTGACGGTGTGCAGGGAGCTTCGCGCTGTTTCCGACATTCCCATCATCCTGCTTACGGCCAAGGACAGCGAGCTGGATTACGTCATGGGCATCAGTCAGGGCAGCGACGATTATCTCACCAAGCCCTTCCGCCCGACCATTCTTCTGATGAAGGTCAAAGCGCTGCTGCGCCGCGTGGAGATGGACCGAGGAAAAACGGCGGCAGCGGAGGACGAGCTGCATTACGGGGATCTCCGCTATTCCGCTACGGAAAACGCCGTCTTTTGCGGAAACACGATCGTGGCGCTGACCCAGACCGAGCTGCGGCTGCTCAGCTATATGATGAAGCAGCCGGAAAAGGCCTATTCCCGCGAGGAGCTGCTCAGCGCGGTGTGGGGCTTTGATTCGGAGGTGGAGACCCGCGTGACCGACGAAACGCTGCGCCGTATCCGAAAAAAGCTGCTGCAAGCGGGCAGCACCGTCAGCGTAAGCACCATATGGGGCTTTGGCTACAAGCTGAAGGGAGCAGGAAGCGTATGA
- a CDS encoding transcriptional regulator, producing the protein MCDCQSEVSNMNAKERIEELLEASEDGTITAAQVTEAGLHRSVLQEFVKSGEMYRFGRGLYVRSSAWEDDFYLLQRKYGRGIYSHDTALYLLGYSDRTPAKYTITFPKGYNAPSLKQENLIIKRVVPENYEFGRIEIESPSGNPIRVYDLERTLCDILRGSGSDIQIVGEAMKRYVASKDKNIHKLMHYAEQLRVKPKVLRYMEVLL; encoded by the coding sequence ATGTGTGATTGTCAAAGCGAGGTGAGCAACATGAACGCCAAAGAGAGAATCGAAGAACTGCTGGAAGCGTCGGAGGACGGCACGATCACCGCAGCGCAGGTAACGGAAGCCGGACTGCACCGCAGCGTTTTACAGGAGTTTGTCAAGAGCGGCGAGATGTACCGCTTTGGGCGCGGTCTGTATGTGCGTAGCAGCGCATGGGAGGACGATTTCTACCTCTTGCAGCGCAAGTACGGGCGCGGGATCTACTCGCACGATACCGCTCTGTATCTGCTGGGCTATTCCGACCGTACCCCGGCAAAATATACGATAACCTTTCCCAAGGGCTACAATGCCCCGTCCTTGAAGCAGGAGAACCTAATCATCAAGCGCGTTGTACCGGAAAACTACGAGTTCGGCAGAATTGAAATTGAATCCCCCTCCGGCAATCCAATTCGTGTTTATGATTTGGAACGGACGCTGTGTGACATTCTGCGCGGCAGCGGCAGCGATATTCAAATCGTCGGTGAAGCCATGAAACGCTATGTAGCATCCAAAGATAAGAACATTCACAAACTGATGCATTACGCAGAGCAGCTTCGTGTGAAGCCCAAGGTACTGCGCTACATGGAGGTTTTGCTATGA
- a CDS encoding hypothetical protein (possible pseudo due to internal stop codon), translated as MTNYREILRLHSLGLNKTEIASSCRCARNTVAATLQRAANCGLQWPLPEGMSDKQLSERLFPPSTSKPVYKMPDYAYVHKELQRSGVTLNLLWLEYCDRCRAAGKIP; from the coding sequence ATGACCAACTACCGTGAGATCCTCAGGCTCCATAGCCTGGGACTCAACAAGACCGAGATCGCGTCAAGCTGCCGCTGCGCTCGGAACACTGTGGCAGCAACACTGCAGCGTGCGGCGAACTGCGGCCTGCAATGGCCGCTGCCGGAGGGAATGTCGGATAAGCAACTCTCAGAGCGTCTGTTTCCGCCCAGCACCTCAAAGCCTGTCTACAAGATGCCGGACTACGCCTATGTCCACAAGGAACTCCAGCGCAGCGGTGTTACTCTGAACCTGCTGTGGCTGGAATACTGCGACCGGTGCCGGGCGGCTGGCAAGATTCCATAA
- a CDS encoding SrtB family sortase, translated as MKLKNKLLLGSLTAVLLAVMSFSAWKIWVIRSEYHAGEAAYEDISHMISLPQKTAEPQPPVINKPAGAETLPDEDDTIWPEVDFAALREINPDIVAWIYIEGTKINYPVVQGEDNSYYLKHLFSGEWNGSSCIFLDFRNDASFADRHSIIYGHHMKNGTMFTDLDKYKKQEFFDEHPVALLITPDKKYKVEFFVGYVAAPQDDAWEIGFTEAEFEVWLQNAADRSCFTSEIAPNASDRILTLSTCSYEFDDVRFVLAGVLR; from the coding sequence ATGAAACTGAAGAATAAATTGTTATTAGGCAGCCTCACAGCCGTTCTTCTCGCAGTCATGTCGTTTTCTGCATGGAAGATATGGGTGATTAGATCCGAGTATCACGCTGGTGAAGCTGCTTACGAGGATATCAGTCACATGATTTCGCTTCCACAGAAAACTGCCGAACCACAGCCACCTGTCATCAACAAGCCAGCCGGGGCAGAAACACTTCCTGATGAGGACGACACGATTTGGCCTGAGGTGGATTTTGCTGCACTGCGTGAGATCAACCCTGATATCGTTGCTTGGATTTACATTGAAGGAACGAAGATCAACTATCCGGTTGTACAGGGAGAGGATAACAGCTATTATTTGAAGCACCTGTTCAGCGGCGAGTGGAATGGATCCAGCTGTATATTCCTGGATTTCCGAAACGACGCAAGCTTTGCCGACCGGCACTCCATTATTTACGGACATCATATGAAGAACGGCACAATGTTTACAGACCTTGATAAATATAAAAAGCAGGAATTCTTTGACGAGCATCCGGTCGCGCTGCTGATAACACCGGATAAAAAATATAAAGTAGAGTTTTTCGTGGGGTATGTTGCCGCACCACAGGACGATGCGTGGGAAATTGGTTTTACGGAAGCGGAATTTGAAGTCTGGCTTCAGAATGCGGCTGACCGTTCCTGCTTCACCAGCGAGATTGCACCGAATGCCTCTGATCGTATTCTGACGCTCTCTACATGCAGCTATGAGTTTGATGATGTCCGTTTTGTGTTGGCAGGAGTGCTTCGATGA
- a CDS encoding resolvase translates to MKKTYGYARVSTREQHLDRQLKALMDAGVEERDIITDKVSGKDLEREGYQSLKNHFLRDGDTLIVKSLDRLSRRKIDIKKELEYFREHHIRIKILDIPTTMVELPEEQDWIFEMINNILIEVLASIAEQERITTKRRQSEGIAIAKEAGKHLGRPMIDFPPNWNQFYPEWKSGTITAVAAMRQLGLKRSTFYRLVKQQEEKHETEE, encoded by the coding sequence TTGAAAAAGACATACGGTTATGCCCGTGTATCTACGAGAGAACAACATCTGGATCGGCAACTCAAAGCCCTCATGGATGCCGGCGTGGAGGAGCGTGATATCATTACGGATAAGGTAAGTGGCAAAGATTTGGAGCGTGAGGGGTATCAGTCGCTGAAGAATCACTTTCTCCGCGACGGAGACACTCTGATTGTTAAATCGCTGGATCGACTCAGTCGGCGAAAGATTGACATCAAGAAAGAGCTGGAATACTTCCGGGAGCACCACATCCGGATCAAAATCCTTGACATCCCGACTACCATGGTGGAACTTCCTGAGGAGCAGGACTGGATTTTTGAGATGATAAACAACATTCTGATTGAAGTACTTGCGAGTATTGCTGAACAGGAGCGTATCACAACAAAGCGGCGACAGTCTGAGGGGATCGCTATTGCAAAAGAGGCGGGGAAGCATTTGGGGCGTCCAATGATAGACTTTCCGCCAAACTGGAATCAATTCTATCCTGAATGGAAGTCCGGTACGATTACGGCAGTTGCTGCAATGCGCCAGCTCGGCCTAAAGAGGAGCACATTTTACCGATTAGTGAAGCAGCAGGAGGAAAAACATGAAACTGAAGAATAA
- a CDS encoding hypothetical protein (possible pseudo due to internal stop codon): MYQRFRRWRDKGIWEKLLEILVDEPDFEWLMIDASHCKVHPHAAGARGGNQDMSRTKGGSIPRFTLPWMQMVCRSEYLSQRVPELIAKKLFT, translated from the coding sequence GTGTATCAGCGGTTCCGCAGATGGCGTGACAAGGGGATCTGGGAAAAACTGCTGGAAATTCTGGTTGATGAGCCCGATTTTGAATGGTTGATGATTGATGCCAGCCACTGTAAGGTGCATCCACATGCGGCAGGCGCCCGTGGCGGTAATCAGGACATGAGCCGTACAAAAGGGGGCTCAATACCAAGATTCACCTTGCCGTGGATGCAAATGGTATGCCGGTCCGAGTACTTATCACAGAGGGTACCCGAGCTGATTGCAAAGAAGCTATTCACTTGA
- the yesM_3 gene encoding sensor histidine kinase YesM, translating to MKRKNRRNCGNKTRSLIRHIKIQYRLLAVFLLISLLPTICIGMYAYRVYTRSINSKISESALQTVRSLNTNMTIELEKFQDYCATLSVADAVQNSLQQTSAGQDISRDMVLSIRDLSVNIPFQSIYLKNLRIVSLDGTPIYDRGYDGIPYEKSEQLLAVIDKTAPKDSLQFIHTYRSQDKLVLGRKLYSATLGGEPVGYIMVYINEALFEEKIFADVTFGPESNIMLVDEHGSILSSQDRSLLGKNIADTELFGELEANIALGKHTFNINENGKSDVVIAMYNNNFGCYLVANIPGSYITKETESINTALFWIAAALILLSLILTFIVYVSIVSPIRNIVAACNITSDEDLNVHINDPNKDELGFLSRTIDQMVDEIQLLMDRRQADQVRRRELELEALQYQINPHFLFNTLNSFQWLAVINDVPVVAEGISSLSALLRSTIMKTDEFVPLSEELENLSNYFTVQKIRYGNSFDVCYEIDSKTKSQLLPRFVLQPLAENAIIHGTENMPESIMITVSSTLDGHGNMVIEIRDNGCGFSVFPGTRGKERFSGIGVNNVVERLHICYGTDDRLQISSQPGKGTICRITIPLLDQKENE from the coding sequence ATGAAAAGAAAAAATCGCCGCAACTGCGGAAACAAAACACGCTCCTTGATTCGTCACATAAAAATACAGTATCGTCTGCTTGCGGTGTTCCTGCTAATCTCTCTGCTTCCTACGATTTGTATCGGCATGTATGCTTATCGAGTTTATACGAGGTCCATCAACAGTAAGATCAGTGAATCTGCTTTGCAAACCGTTCGTTCCCTTAATACCAACATGACGATTGAACTGGAAAAATTTCAAGATTACTGCGCGACGCTTTCGGTTGCGGACGCCGTTCAAAACAGTTTGCAGCAAACTTCGGCCGGGCAGGATATTTCAAGGGATATGGTGCTCTCCATCCGTGATCTGTCCGTTAATATTCCATTTCAGTCCATTTATTTAAAAAATCTGCGGATCGTAAGCTTAGACGGTACGCCGATTTACGACCGCGGATATGATGGAATTCCATATGAAAAAAGCGAGCAGCTTTTAGCTGTGATAGACAAAACTGCTCCGAAAGACTCTTTGCAGTTTATCCACACATATCGGTCGCAAGACAAGCTGGTTCTGGGCAGAAAGCTTTACAGCGCAACCTTAGGTGGGGAGCCCGTAGGCTATATTATGGTTTACATCAATGAAGCGTTATTTGAGGAAAAAATCTTTGCCGATGTTACATTCGGCCCCGAATCCAATATTATGCTGGTGGACGAGCATGGTAGCATACTTTCTTCGCAGGATCGCAGTCTGCTTGGAAAAAACATTGCCGATACAGAGCTGTTTGGGGAACTTGAAGCTAATATTGCATTGGGCAAACACACATTCAATATAAATGAAAACGGAAAAAGCGATGTGGTAATCGCAATGTATAACAATAACTTTGGCTGTTATCTCGTCGCCAACATCCCGGGCAGCTACATCACCAAAGAGACCGAGAGCATCAACACAGCCCTTTTCTGGATAGCGGCTGCTCTTATTCTGCTTTCGCTGATTCTAACTTTTATCGTTTATGTCAGTATCGTTTCCCCTATACGAAATATCGTTGCCGCATGCAATATTACATCTGATGAAGATTTAAATGTACACATCAATGACCCCAACAAGGACGAATTGGGCTTTTTGTCCAGGACCATCGACCAGATGGTAGATGAGATTCAGTTGTTGATGGATCGCCGTCAGGCCGACCAGGTTCGGCGGCGGGAATTGGAGTTGGAAGCCCTTCAGTACCAAATCAACCCACATTTTCTGTTTAACACACTCAATTCTTTTCAGTGGTTAGCTGTGATCAACGATGTGCCGGTTGTCGCCGAGGGGATTTCTTCACTAAGTGCTCTCCTGCGCAGCACTATTATGAAGACAGATGAATTTGTTCCCCTATCTGAGGAACTGGAAAATCTTTCAAATTATTTTACCGTTCAAAAAATACGTTACGGCAACTCCTTTGATGTCTGCTACGAGATAGATTCAAAAACAAAGTCTCAACTCTTGCCTCGATTCGTACTACAGCCTCTTGCGGAAAATGCAATCATACATGGAACCGAAAATATGCCGGAATCCATTATGATTACGGTCAGCAGTACGTTGGATGGGCATGGGAATATGGTTATAGAGATTCGTGATAACGGCTGTGGATTCTCAGTATTTCCAGGCACTCGCGGAAAAGAACGTTTCTCTGGGATCGGCGTGAACAATGTGGTCGAGCGGCTTCATATCTGTTATGGCACAGATGACAGGCTGCAGATAAGCAGTCAGCCTGGTAAAGGTACCATTTGTCGTATTACCATCCCATTATTAGACCAGAAGGAGAATGAATAA
- the yurN_5 gene encoding putative ABC transporter permease protein YurN, whose translation MLRMTGKKKAGLQRMPVLFICVCVLPTLILTLLFTVIPTLRALWMSLFDSTALGMNSTFIGIENYLYMFQDDKFLQALGNTFKLLAVVPVITIVFALILAFMLSQTKLRERGLYRTVFYFPNIISLTVVGIIWSFVFHPNMGIVNSLLKFVGLDTLARPWVGDAKTALWCIAVTLVWQATGYYMIMHMAAMDGISNEIYEAATLDGASSFRKFISITVPLMSDIIGITFVLAMSGTMNLSFTLSKVMTGGGPNGASKVLLQYMYEQGFMNGNFGYAMAITVFSLTISVILSMISRRLSNREEDKK comes from the coding sequence ATGCTGAGGATGACCGGCAAAAAAAAGGCGGGATTACAGCGGATGCCCGTATTATTTATTTGCGTATGCGTACTGCCCACACTGATACTGACACTGCTGTTTACGGTAATTCCTACACTGCGCGCACTTTGGATGTCATTATTCGACTCGACTGCGCTGGGAATGAATTCCACATTTATCGGAATCGAAAACTATCTGTATATGTTCCAGGATGATAAGTTCCTGCAGGCATTGGGCAACACTTTCAAATTGTTGGCTGTTGTGCCCGTCATCACAATCGTTTTTGCGCTTATATTGGCTTTTATGCTTTCGCAGACAAAATTGCGGGAACGGGGACTTTACCGTACCGTGTTCTACTTTCCTAATATTATTTCTTTAACGGTTGTGGGTATCATTTGGTCATTTGTATTCCACCCGAATATGGGCATTGTGAACTCCCTTTTGAAATTTGTTGGGTTGGACACCCTTGCACGTCCGTGGGTCGGAGATGCAAAGACCGCATTATGGTGTATTGCCGTTACGCTTGTTTGGCAGGCTACCGGCTACTATATGATCATGCATATGGCGGCGATGGACGGTATTTCCAATGAAATTTATGAGGCGGCTACGCTTGACGGCGCGTCCAGCTTCCGCAAATTTATCAGCATAACCGTCCCGCTCATGAGCGATATCATTGGCATCACTTTTGTTCTGGCCATGTCTGGTACGATGAATCTCAGCTTTACTCTCTCTAAGGTGATGACGGGAGGCGGCCCGAACGGCGCTTCTAAAGTCTTGCTGCAATATATGTATGAGCAAGGTTTTATGAACGGCAATTTCGGGTATGCGATGGCAATTACAGTATTTTCACTCACGATTTCAGTCATTCTGTCCATGATTTCGCGTCGACTGTCGAACAGGGAGGAGGATAAAAAATGA
- a CDS encoding ABC transporter permease encodes MTSNQKSILRMKIFKWGTRILLIIIAIIMLFPLIWNIYSAFKTNTEFLSNPFSLPSGLEWDNFARAIQKSDLGANIGNSLFVVLETLVILVVCAIPCSYCLVRYKFFGAKIILTVYMAAIFIQATYIMIPLFLQMNSFNLLNNRAAIGVLYATMQFPFAIFLLTGFMRSIPRDYEEAAMIDGCGPVGILRHVIVPMAKPGIVTVCMISAMSAWNEYPVALVMLTDDTKQTLPLGLANLYEVQKYATDWGALFAALVLALVPTVILFLIGQKQLLQGMNVGGIKG; translated from the coding sequence ATGACTAGCAACCAGAAAAGCATCCTGCGTATGAAGATTTTTAAATGGGGCACACGTATACTTCTAATCATTATCGCAATTATCATGCTTTTCCCTCTGATTTGGAATATATATTCCGCATTCAAAACCAACACGGAATTTTTGTCCAATCCCTTTTCCTTGCCCTCTGGCTTAGAGTGGGATAACTTTGCGCGTGCCATTCAGAAATCCGATTTGGGCGCTAATATCGGGAACTCCTTGTTCGTGGTTTTGGAAACATTAGTGATTTTAGTGGTTTGTGCAATTCCTTGTTCGTATTGCCTCGTGCGGTATAAATTTTTCGGTGCCAAGATAATCCTAACCGTATATATGGCGGCAATTTTTATTCAAGCTACCTATATTATGATTCCGCTGTTCCTGCAGATGAATTCCTTTAATTTGCTCAACAACCGTGCTGCAATCGGTGTTTTGTATGCAACGATGCAGTTTCCGTTTGCAATTTTCCTATTGACAGGCTTTATGCGCTCAATCCCGCGTGATTATGAAGAAGCGGCAATGATTGACGGCTGCGGGCCTGTCGGCATACTGCGGCATGTGATTGTACCAATGGCAAAGCCTGGTATCGTGACGGTCTGTATGATCTCTGCGATGAGCGCATGGAACGAATATCCTGTTGCATTGGTCATGCTGACGGATGATACAAAACAGACGCTTCCATTAGGATTGGCAAACCTGTATGAAGTTCAAAAATATGCCACAGACTGGGGCGCGTTGTTCGCAGCGCTGGTACTGGCGCTTGTCCCCACGGTTATTCTTTTCTTGATTGGGCAGAAGCAGTTGCTGCAGGGGATGAATGTCGGCGGCATAAAAGGCTGA